One window from the genome of Lepisosteus oculatus isolate fLepOcu1 chromosome 21, fLepOcu1.hap2, whole genome shotgun sequence encodes:
- the LOC102688210 gene encoding C-signal-like isoform X2: MASAFQNCRSVMVTGASRGLGLQIVESLAKSCHCPGKVIATAREPSRAKELRCLVEKYPNIHIVTLDVVNQESIANAAKEVEALVGEEGLSCLINNAGINVVANLEKVTAEQMMQNFETNSVAPLMITKAALNMVTRCLAVDLEADGILCTAIHPGWVRTDMGGAEAPLSTEESISSVLSVIGNLSEKDHGGFLRYTAETLPW, from the exons ATGGCTAGCGCTTTTCAGAACTGCCGCTCAGTTATGGTCACCGGTGCTAGCCGAGGCTTAGGTCTGCAAATAGTGGAGAGCCTGGCAAAGAGCTGCCACTGTCCGGGAAAAGTGATTGCTACAGCCAGAGAGCCAAGCAGAGCCAAG GAATTGCGGTGCTTGGTTGAGAAATACCCAAATATCCATATTGTGACACTCG ATGTGGTAAATCAGGAAAGCATTGCTAACGCTGCCAAAGAGGTGGAAGCTCTTGTGGGCGAGGAGGGACTGAGCTGCCTGATTAATAACGCTGGAATTAATGTCGTGGCAAATTTGGAGAAGGTGACGGCAGAGCAGATGATGCAAAATTTCGAAACCAACTCTGTAGCCCCCCTCATGATCACAAAG GCGGCTCTGAACATGGTGACTCGCTGTCTGGCTGTTGATTTAGAGGCAGACGGTATCCTGTGCACAGCCATCCACCCAGGCTGGGTCCGCACTGATATGGGGGGGGCAGAG GCTCCTCTGAGTACAGAAGAGAGCATCTCTTCAGTTCTCTCTGTGATTGGCAACTTGTCTGAAAAGGATCACGGGGGATTTCTGCGCTACACTGCGGAGACACTGCCTTGGTGA
- the LOC102688210 gene encoding C-signal-like isoform X1: MASAFQNCRSVMVTGASRGLGLQIVESLAKSCHCPGKVIATAREPSRAKELRCLVEKYPNIHIVTLDVVNQESIANAAKEVEALVGEEGLSCLINNAGINVVANLEKVTAEQMMQNFETNSVAPLMITKTFLPLLKKAAARSTGMGIHRAAVINMTSLLGSVELNWGANTNNFKWYPYRTSKAALNMVTRCLAVDLEADGILCTAIHPGWVRTDMGGAEAPLSTEESISSVLSVIGNLSEKDHGGFLRYTAETLPW; encoded by the exons ATGGCTAGCGCTTTTCAGAACTGCCGCTCAGTTATGGTCACCGGTGCTAGCCGAGGCTTAGGTCTGCAAATAGTGGAGAGCCTGGCAAAGAGCTGCCACTGTCCGGGAAAAGTGATTGCTACAGCCAGAGAGCCAAGCAGAGCCAAG GAATTGCGGTGCTTGGTTGAGAAATACCCAAATATCCATATTGTGACACTCG ATGTGGTAAATCAGGAAAGCATTGCTAACGCTGCCAAAGAGGTGGAAGCTCTTGTGGGCGAGGAGGGACTGAGCTGCCTGATTAATAACGCTGGAATTAATGTCGTGGCAAATTTGGAGAAGGTGACGGCAGAGCAGATGATGCAAAATTTCGAAACCAACTCTGTAGCCCCCCTCATGATCACAAAG ACGTTTTTGCCACTGTTGAAGAAAGCTGCAGCTCGCAGCACTGGAATGGGAATTCACAGAGCTGCTGTCATTAACATGACCTCCCTCCTGGGATCTGTTGAACTCAACTGGGGTGCTAACACAAATAACTTTAAGTGGTACCCATACAGAACATCAAAA GCGGCTCTGAACATGGTGACTCGCTGTCTGGCTGTTGATTTAGAGGCAGACGGTATCCTGTGCACAGCCATCCACCCAGGCTGGGTCCGCACTGATATGGGGGGGGCAGAG GCTCCTCTGAGTACAGAAGAGAGCATCTCTTCAGTTCTCTCTGTGATTGGCAACTTGTCTGAAAAGGATCACGGGGGATTTCTGCGCTACACTGCGGAGACACTGCCTTGGTGA